A window of Caretta caretta isolate rCarCar2 chromosome 13, rCarCar1.hap1, whole genome shotgun sequence contains these coding sequences:
- the LOC125622157 gene encoding protein-glutamine gamma-glutamyltransferase E, whose translation MNFSISSPANAVIGRYKLSLQITSGNKVSSKFLGHFVLLFNPWCSGDDVHIANEDARQEYVLDENGIIFIGNANYIEARGWYYGQFQDGILNTCLTMLDLSLYCRQDPVTDAFHRGDPKYVGRVISSMINGNDNDNGVLEGSWDDNFSEHENPSRWNGSVVILRKWRQENYKSVQYGQCWVFAGVMCTVLRCLGIPTRLISNFNSAHDADGNLSIDKYYDSAGKCLNISRDSSWDYHVWNEVWFIRRDLGTPYSGWQVLDSTPQEQSKGIFQCGPASVRAIKEGDVDLDYDTLFVFTEVNADCNQWIVYKDGTKKKVYCDTERIGKAISTKAVGSNSRVDVTNNYKYPEGSHEEREVYKKACAKARGSHLTERLSEAPNEGSSETVRKPEVSGVFKLVEPPVFGKDINLILILTNLSSEYKPVKVNLSASTILYTRRAVAEILQAATSVDLGSKEEKQIQLKISYAQYEKSLTDDKKILVTALCEVMHTQEAKMLVEKTITLESPTIFIKIPAQVVVHKPVTVEISYANPLPEPVKDCVVLVKLMNQEVKIDVAPLGPKERSKIYLEFTPHRSGAMQLQVDFSCDKFAYVKGFETTDVALGQLQ comes from the exons ATGAACTTTTCAATATCCAGCCCAGCTAATGCAGTCATTGGACGTTACAAACTGAGCCTCCAGATCACCTCCGGCAACAAGGTCTCCTCCAAGTTCCTGGGGCACTTTGTACTGCTCTTTAACCCTTGGTGTTCAG GTGATGATGTCCACATAGCTAATGAAGATGCAAGACAGGAATATGTTCTGGATGAAAATGGAATCATCTTTATTGGAAATGCCAACTATATTGAAGCTAGAGGATGGTACTATGGgcag TTCCAAGATGGCATTCTAAATACCTGCCTTACCATGCTGGATCTGAGCCTGTACTGTCGTCAGGACCCAGTCACCGATGCGTTCCACAGAGGAGATCCTAAATATGTGGGGCGGGTGATCAGTTCAATG ATCAACGGGAATGATAATGATAACGGGGTGCTGGAGGGAAGCTGGGATGACAATTTCTCTGAGCATGAAAACCCATCCAGATGGAATGGTAGTGTGGTGATCCTCAGGAAGTGGCGTCAAGAAAATTACAAGTCTGTCCAGTACGGCCAGTGCTGGGTTTTTGCAGGAGTGATGTGCACAG TCCTGAGATGTTTGGGGATTCCAACTCGTTTGATTTCAAACTTTAATTCTGCCCATGATGCGGATGGAAACCTGAGTATTGATAAATACTATGACAGTGCTGGAAAGTGCCTTAACATCAGCAGAGACTCCTCATG GGATTATCATGTCTGGAACGAAGTTTGGTTCATTCGAAGAGACTTGGGAACACCATACAGTGGATGGCAGGTTCTAGATTCAACTCCGCAAGAGCAAAGCAAAG GGATATTTCAGTGCGGTCCTGCTTCTGTCAGAGCCATCAAAGAAGGTGATGTAGACTTGGACTATGACACCCTATTTGTGTTTACGGAGGTGAATGCTGACTGCAACCAATGGATTGTCTACAAAGATGGAaccaaaaaaaaagtgtattgtgACACTGAGAGAATTGGCAAGGCCATCAGCACCAAAGCTGTGGGCAGTAATTCCCGAGTGGATGTCACTAACAATTATAAATATCCAGAAG GCTCTCACGAGGAAAGAGAGGTGTATAAAAAGGCCTGTGCCAAGGCACGTGGATCACACCTCACAGAAAGACTCTCAGAAGCTCCTAATGAGGGATCATCAGAAACAGTTAGAAAACCTGAGGTCTCTGGGGTATTCAAGCTAGTTGAACCCCCTGTGTTTGGCAAAGATATCAACCTAATCTTAATTCTCACCAACCTGTCCTCTGAATATAAACCTGTAAAGGTGAACCTGAGTGCATCAACCATCCTGTACACAAGGAGAGCAGTGGCAGAGATCTTGCAGGCAGCCACATCTGTTGATCTTGGTTCTAAAGAAG AGAAACAGATTCAGTTAAAGATCTCTTATGCCCAGTATGAAAAGTCCCTGACTGATGATAAGAAGATCTTAGTGACTGCCTTGTGTGAAGTCATGCACACACAGGAGGCAAAGATGTTGGTGGAGAAGACCATCACTTTAGAGTCTCCAACCATCTTCATCAAG ATTCCTGCACAGGTTGTGGTGCACAAGCCTGTTACTGTAGAGATCTCATATGCCaatcctctcccagagccagtgAAGGACTGTGTGGTGCTGGTGAAACTGATGAATCAAGAGGTCAAGATAGA TGTGGCACCACTGGGACCCAAGGAGCGATCAAAGATTTACTTAGAATTCACACCCCACAGAAGTGGTGCGATGCAGCTGCAGGTGGACTTCTCTTGTGACAAGTTTGCCTATGTTAAGGGATTTGAGAccaccgatgtggccctcggtcaGTTGCAATAG